ACAATCGAGCAGATGTTTGTTCGAAGTGAAGACGATATCCGAAAAGTTTCGCAGGAGCTCTATAACCTTATTGAAGCAGGCTCCAGAGCACAAGGCCGCTTCTCGCCGGCGTAAAAGGAAGGAGTGATGCAGGGTGGGATTTATCTATAACGACATTTCGTCAAAAGACATGGATGTAAAAGCACGGCTCACTTCCTGGCAGGTGTCCGGCATGCTGAGAAACTACTCGGCTTCCATTCCCGGAAAATACGGCGTGGCGGACTTTGGCGCAGATATGGATGCCAGAGAAATCTCGGTGTCCTGTTCCATCTTTCCCAAACTTCGATTTTCCGATCTGGTAGAAACCTTAGACCGGATTGCGCTCTGGCTTTCCCCGGTAGACGGCTTAAAACAACTGATCTTTGACGATGTGCCGGATCGCTACTTTATGGCAAGGCTAAAGGAAAAGGTGGACTGCGAAAGAGTTATTCGTGCAGCCGGAGTATTTGACCTTTCCTTTTATTGCCCCGATCCCTTTGCTTATGCCCTGGCAGATGAGGTCTTTACGGTAACGAAGGCGGGAGAAACACTCATCACACGAAGCCTTGGAAATATCGCATCAAGGCCTGTCTATTTCCT
The Candidatus Cloacimonadota bacterium genome window above contains:
- a CDS encoding phage tail family protein, which codes for MGFIYNDISSKDMDVKARLTSWQVSGMLRNYSASIPGKYGVADFGADMDAREISVSCSIFPKLRFSDLVETLDRIALWLSPVDGLKQLIFDDVPDRYFMARLKEKVDCERVIRAAGVFDLSFYCPDPFAYALADEVFTVTKAGETLITRSLGNIASRPVYFLKGSLAKAPENFISISVNGMEMKLINAELSLGEILVIDTEKMTAYVEDGSGLVLRNALPYLKELNFPELRIGENSVLIQAVNGTFSELKINARSRWR